The genomic stretch TCGGCATCGATCAACATATCAGGAAGTATAAGCATGAACCAGTCGTTCCCGACAGCTTCCTTTGCCTGGAGGACGGCGTGGCCGAGACCCAGGGCCTCCTTTTGATAAACGGTCGTGACCTTGATCTTATTGTTAAGCTCAACCACATCTTTTAATAGCGAACCCTTTCCTTTTTCGGCCAAAAGCCTGTCGTATTGGGTATCATTTCTAAAGTAATCCTCGATGAGGGTCTTGTTTGGGTGGTTGATCAAGATTATTTCTGTGATGCCGGCCCGTACCGCCTCTTCTACAACGTAATGGATGGCGGGCCTATCAACTATCGGAAACAGTTCTTTGGGCACGACCTTTGTAACAGGCAGAAAACGGGTGCCGAGGCCTGCGACGGGGATCACGGCTTTGGATGTTTTATTGCTCATTTCTTCTTTCTTAACGACTCTAGGTCCACAATGTCCTGTTTGCGCGAACTGGCACTTTTATTCTTGACCAATTCATTGCGGCCTCCATTCAACTTTGAAAACATCTCGCGTAATAGTTGAACCGTTTCCAAGCGTGTAACGGCGGTCATCTTTCGATAATATTTGCTATCGGCTTTTGCTGCTTCGTTGAAATTCTTGTTTATTTTGATCCAGATCCGTTTCATGTGGTTCAAACGTTGTTCAAAAGTAGTGAAAAAATTGTTGGACAAGCTACCGCCGGGTCCATGTTGGAATCTTCTGCGATTCCAAGGAGTTGCACTTCCCGTAACTTGTAACTCGTGACTCGTGACTCGTAAATAGTAACTACTTCCTCAAGTACTTAATCAAACCGAATAACATTTTTGAAATATCACTTATAGTGCTATTAAATTTGCCAAAATTTAACTTATCAATATCCTTATGTGTCATTATTTTTTCCATAAAACTCTTACAAATAACAAGTTACAAGTCACAAGTAACGATTTAAGCCCTGG from Deltaproteobacteria bacterium CG11_big_fil_rev_8_21_14_0_20_49_13 encodes the following:
- a CDS encoding UTP--glucose-1-phosphate uridylyltransferase, with protein sequence MSNKTSKAVIPVAGLGTRFLPVTKVVPKELFPIVDRPAIHYVVEEAVRAGITEIILINHPNKTLIEDYFRNDTQYDRLLAEKGKGSLLKDVVELNNKIKVTTVYQKEALGLGHAVLQAKEAVGNDWFMLILPDMLIDAEPGCCEQLVKVWQETGKAVIATEHAPRDMISSYGIIATESCHCEGVSPKQSPAYSARKLHKVSHLVEKPKLEDAPSDLSIVGRYLLPPSIFSYIENTKPGAIGEIQITDALCELAKKESLFAYEFT